The Myxocyprinus asiaticus isolate MX2 ecotype Aquarium Trade chromosome 19, UBuf_Myxa_2, whole genome shotgun sequence nucleotide sequence CTTTGCAAGCCGTATATGATGCTATCGCTACTGTGCTGGGGTGTGCTGCTATTTCTAAGCCAGGTAAGGGCCACCGATTAAATTCTCTCCTCACAATCAATGCTGGACTAGCCAACAGCATCTTGTCTACCTATGAGCCATTTGGCTGGCCTTTAATATATGCCCATACTCTGCTGAAGTGAGTTAAAAAATAGACTAACTGATCTGTGTTTGAGTTTCTGTAAAATGTTggtatgcatttattattttagtttCTTGCTGCGTGCCTTAACTTAGCCGTTTAAAGTGTTTTGcagcttttagtccatgtttgtTTTCTTTGAGACAATCTCTATGCTAGtgcactcctaaaagttgacaaaattaacttataGCAGATATACGTGACTAAGACGTACTTTCCCAAAATTGACATTATCATCCTGTGAAACAGGCCAAAAATAGCGATGACATCATCTTGTTCTCAAGGGTGTGTCCAATGTTTTGACCAATGCAATTCTCTCTGGAATGAGAATGCCTCTCTTCTTAATACCACCGAGgagcaaatcatggtttatggTCAAGGTTCCTTGGCTACTGGGGACAAAAAGGGatgagcccttcaatatgtcccaccccaacttccttTTTCAATAGTACATATACAtcaatacaggaaaaaaaaaaaaaggctcatcaagccatttcatggggtctttaagtatTGTGAAGAAGTTGTCAAAGTGCTAATGACAGGTCAGGCTCTTAGTGATGTAATGTAAGACATATTctatttaaaaatctgtcatctGCTAATGCAGGCCAAATAAACTGTTCGAGTAAGACTCTCCTATCTCTGTCCATCAGATTTAGGCCTGAGATATAGGGTTTAATACAGCATCTACACAAAGTGAAGCTTCACAGAGATGCTGTTTATGAGTGTGTTTTGGCATGTAAGTTCGCATTTTTATTCAATCTTACGGAATGACCTCATTCTGTAAACTTCACAGAAAGACTTCAGATTTTTGTTGTGACCTCTGGGACTCTGAAAGCAGTTGTGTGAAGAAAACATTGGAGATGTCTTACAGTAAAGTGACATTTCTCCAGATGTAGCCCAAATTATGAAACACTagtgcatttgcatttaaaacaatCTAACAACACTGAGCATTAAACCAGGTGAAAAAGAACAACACTGTAAAGATCATAGGGCAATTAGAAAATTCAGCTTTCAAATCTTTGTTGTTATAATCTAACATCTGGGGCATTCTGTGATAAGTTTTGTAAACTGTTTGTAAATGTTCCACTtacaaaaagtaataataaatacaaaatagtacaaaaataacaaaactgaAAGAACTATTCATTAGTGAtgtcagtagatacattttttttaattgtgattaattgcataatttttcatagttgaaatctgactctaaatatacttcttttcctgtcattatgcatttatttccttcttaggaaagaaaagaaaataatatgtaacagtataatgctttattaaaatttttcaaacaaaggccttccacagtataaagatagaaatgcactaaaatagcaccaattcaagtaacattaaacatttctcaaagtctaagtgggagtttgactaattgaaagaactagtccccccattggttgcatattcattgcaatgggcattaaatctcttaaactctcacccTCCACAATAataatcagccggcagactgtggctatctgctttgttacagcaatcgcgaagctgcgttcatgattctgGGCatcagcgccgctttgaactccacatgaaaagtgcttgcaaacaaaaacgtctcattctgcgttttggtgatagttaagactctgcctgcttctgtggtaattaaaatgcaccttacttaggcaaaaaaaaaatacttgatttcttattttgtacaataaatagtgttaagagctcctttccccatcaatttatcactgacactaaatcactgctgtgtgtgtttgtggtgtgtgcgtcggtgtaatgactccgggcagacacatcgCAGAGGTTCCACCTTTCCAACCAGTGTTTTTGctagtttatgctgtattaacattaaatgcattaattgcgaTAAAAAAAGATTgcgttttaaattaatcgcatgcgttaatgcgttaattttgacagccctaatatatatatatatatatatgtatgtatatacagtatatttactgtatataaaataattaattatcaaaACATTGATAGCAATATGTTTGATTTCTTTCTAATTTAGGcgatacaataataaaaataaaataaaaaataaataaaaagctttttATTACAACAGATCATGCAAAACGGTCTGCTTTAGCCACAATTTTCTACATTGACAATTAAACCAGCTTAatttaagttcacccaaaatgaaagtgTTGTAACgtgaaacacaaagggagatatgtctggttataacgctcttctccttcatttgatcatcatttgatgaataacGGATGTTATGatcaacagaaaatgtacacaatattTACATTGCTTAATTGTGCCAGGCCAGTAGTGCTGAGATTTGTGAATACAGCACAATCTAAATaattatctattattattattttaattatgaccttaaataatgaaattaaaaatatttcagcGCATTTACCGCCTGTTTAACTGGATTGCAGGTACAttagttagtgaataagatggtggcacaactgtttagtgtaTAACTCCTTCTGAGTACGTGGTGTTGCTAAATAGGTCATGCCCCGAAAAATGGTCAGAAATAGCATTAGACTTTTTTAATCATAAGTGGTCTTTTTGATTAAAATGGCATTTTTATGTGCTGATGTCTATTGTGTTGACACCTGTCACAGTAACACCACAGAACTATATGTGTGGTAATGACTAAAAAACGAATAATAATAAACTGTTGCCAAATATAGTACCATTAAATGTAACTTGAATTCTGaagatttttatgtattttttatttttatttattaattttttttttttacatttactcaaTTTCTTGTCTCAGTTAGCTCAAAACTCAAAACTCTTGGACATAATCCAcccaatgtaaagaaaaaaatggaaagaTATGCTGATGTGGCAGTACTAAGCAAGAAAATTAAAAGGACTGAGTGTACCACTTCAACAAGCCTCAGTTCAGACATTAGATTGTATATGTGCTATATTTTTGCCTCCTTGCAGAGTGTAGACACTGTAAAAGCGACTGGGGCGGTTAATGTTTTTCTTCCATAGGCTGCTATAACAGTACAGCAGTCAGTAGAGCTGTGTAAAGGCATCACTTGTTGACATCCGGATCTGATTTTTCCCCTGCCAGGCCAAGTCTGCAGATTAGCAGCTAAACTCACAGAAATAGCCAGAGAATTACAGTAACACTGTATTTAATAAGGGACTGGGGTGGGGGAAAAGCAATCAGCTTCTAAATAAAATCACTCTGTGATATAAAACACTcggtaaatgttatttattttttttctggttctATAGCACTTTGACTTTTTTGTGAAGTGCTTTAATGTAATGCTAGTTTACAATTGCAATAGACTTAAAAAGTTGAGGAAAATAAAGTGGTGCAAATCACCACTATTGATCACATCCACACCTAAACCTTAAAATTACTTGGAATTATGATCTTGAGTGAGCTATATTTACATGTACTGTGCTGTGTTCAGGGTGCTGATACTCAGCAAAAGCAGCGAGGAGGGACAGGCGTGGCGGACAGGAGGCAGTTCTGTAGCTGGCCGTGTAAATGTGGCGTCCGGTCACAATGTGCCCCTGGCGTCAGCTCCGTCCTGGATGGCTGCGGCTGCTGCAAAACCTGCGCACGGCAGATTGGGGATTCATGCAACGAGAGGGACATCTGTGACCCCCACAAGAGCATGTACTGCGACTTTTCCAAGGACAAACCGCGATATGAGGTCGGCGTCTGCGCTTGTGAGTGAATTTTTTATGAAGAACCCCTGTTTGGTGTTAAGATAGCCCTActgaacatctcagctctgtaggtaaataaaatgcaagtgaatggtaatcaggcctttgaagctccaaaatacagATAAAGTCTGCAGGTCTCGAGGTGCATTTTAAAAAGTTGAACCACTTTCAACGCGATGCACCACATTAAAAACACAACGCTCATGACGTGAGAAAAGCAGCAAGACATGATGCAATGACTAAAGATGTTCCAATAGACCAACACTTAAAAATAACAGAAAGCAAGGACTCATCCTCTGTGAACAGCCACAAATTGGCATCCTCTCAATAACATTTCTGCATCaacatatttctttaattatCATCTTATTACTGCTTTCActtactttttttatatttatttatcattttatacgtaaatacacagaaatacaaaGATATAAGACACACAAATTatattcaacccccccaaaaaacaacaacaacaaaacacccaCAATAGACTTAAAATTACTTGGGTGCCCTTGGGGTGAAATAACAATGGCCACAggtacaaaagaccaacaataaTGCATAGAACATAATATGAATGTAAAATGAGATAAATAATAATCAGCCATGCATAACAGGGGTATAGCCTACTTTCATTTCTTAGAAAAATAATCAAGGAAGGGGCCCCAGATCCTGTAACATTTTCTGAAAGCACCAGCTTTGGAAAATTGTATCCTTTCAAGTTTAAGGGAGGAGACCATCTCAGCAAGCCATTTCTGAAAAGTGGGTGGAGAGGTGGAGGTGGAGGTAGACATGAAAAActttaacaaaatacacatgacattgccaggcaaaaaattaaaaattaaaaattaaaagcacTTGCCATACTATGGGAGATCATCAGCTAGACCAGCAAGCAACTTATGCTGGTCTAACACAATAAATGCGACAAATACACAGAGTTTAATCACTGTAGAGTTGAGAATGTTACAAGGCCCCATAAACTAGCTCACAGACTTGGTAAAGTCTTGCCTATAATGTCCTATGAAGTCTGTCATGGCACAATAACCTGCAATTGTGTCCAGCAGAATGGAAAGTTAAATGGAAGTTGAGTtgtaccaaagtctttctagcaaatcagtccactggcggccatcttttgAATGCTTCCGgtaagctatttccagtcatgaaagcgcagctcctatttacttaaatggagaaagacaaatcggttggtcaagattacgatcaaagaacaaatttcaaatcagcagtaaaatctgacaacactgctaTCATAAATTTTGCTTCTTTATCTGAGATTATGCAAAATTTTCcctgcttgtatagctaatgcgcatgtgcgttctcgagttgattgacattcgatgtctgtatctaaaaggctcttttacctgtaaggcaggagttcctttctacatccattgggtGTTCcagtatttcccattcattttattatAAGTGCTACGTgcctgctaaatagtctctggttgtACTCTGTGTGTTTTTGCAGACATGATGGGGGTGGGTTGTGACCTGAATGGGGCTCACTATGATAACGGACAAGCCTTCCAACCCAGCCCACTCTACAAGTGCACTTGCATCGCTGGAGCCATTGGCTGTACACCCGCCTTCATCCAGAAACCTGCAGGAATGCTGAATTCTGCCGCCCTGCCAGCAGGGCTTAAGAGCAACCAAAGCCTCAAACACCAGCAGGACACCACCTACATGTCAGGTGAATGTGACCCTATATGTTGAGAATAAAACTAATTCTGCAGCAAAATTAGTAATTAGTAAGTAGCCTTTAATTTCCAAATATGACATATTTCTAAGTGAAACAGAATCTTTAGCTGGACATATTGTAGGAcggggcttgattttatccatcagggtTTGATTAAATGGAACATATTCTGCAATGATATTATTCGTTTATTTTTCCCCACCCACAAAGCCCTagttacaacagcagaaaaataaattaatttaagagGTGGAGAAAGTTGTTACGTTTTCATGAAATATCATAACAACAAACTTGTTTTTCTTTAAGCCCtaagtatacagtatttatacagtTTTTATGTGAAAGCTAGCGAATGCATATAGGACAATTTATGTTAATTTTATCATCAGCAGGGTTCTCTAGCACGCTCCCAGCCCAATTTTTCTAATCGTGCATACTTAGTACGCATAAGTCTTTATAGACACCTGGAAttgtttgcactaattagtgggtccacaaggtgacaACACTCACAATTAAGCCATTGCTTTTGCATAGTAGTGCAAGAAGACAAAGTAAATACTGGTGAACAACGGGAGACAAAGGTGGAAACAGCAACACTGGCTGTGCACATCAAAAGCGCATAGGTTtggaggtcaggagatacagtggcaaaaacaaatatgtgaaccctttggaattagctggttttctgcattaattggtcataaaatgtgatctcatcttcatcaaagtctaaacaaacaagtataaacaaacacaatgtgcttatgctaacaacacacaaacaattataatctttcatgtctttattgaaaacATCCATTaatcattcacagtgctgtggaacaagtaagtgaacccttggatttaataactggtcaatcctcctttggcagcaataacctcaaccaagtgtttccaatagcagcggattagacctgcacaatgttcagaaggaatttcggaccattcttccttacagaactatTTCAGCTTAGCCATATTCTTCGCATGTCTgatgtgaacagctctcttgagatCATTCCACagtatctctattgggttaaggtctgggctctgactgggccactccaaaaggccTTGAAgctattctgtagtggatttactgcgatgtttaggatcattgtcctgctgcatctcccaacttctactgagcttcagctggcgcacagccaccctgatattatcctttagaatatcttgataaacttgggaattaatttagCCAACTATGATGGCAAGcgttccaggccccgaagcagcaaagcagccccaaatcatgatgctccctccactgtacttcactgttgggatgatgttttcttgtttgtatgcagtgccctttttacaccataggtagtgctgcatgttcttcccaaacaattcaaccttagtttaatcagtccacaaaacattttcccagcagCATTGTGGAGTTTCAACGTGGTCTTTGGCAAAattcaggtgtgcagcaatgttttttgttggaaagcagtggctttttttgtggtgtcctgccatgttttctgtatagtagactcatgaacagaaatGTTAACAGGTtctaatgattccttcaagttttTAGCTGTCACTAGGGTTCTtgtttacctcattgagcattctgcattgtgccctttgagtcatcttggcaggACGGCCACTTTCGgccctttccagcttcatgcaaagcaacaactctttattgtaggtcttctgagatctcttttttgcaaggcaaggtccatgtcagcagatgcttcttgtgaatagcaaactcaaaatgtttggagtgctttttataagtaactctaacccacacctccaatctcgtttcataaGCTTGAAGCCAGGTATGCCAACTCCTGTCTCTAATTAGCTTTGGTTGATGTCATTAGCTTAGGGCAGGGGTCGGGagccttttttcactaaggagatcattttttaatctttggttgatgcattttttcgaaagagccatagcaaaaactaataatttactattttaaaaaaactaagtttttcaataaaataaaatgtttattatgcccatagactactcaaaaacacaaaaacaaacaaatatgcaacaattaaaaggtaacatgttgcaacatggaattgagtacacgtgtttgtgcgggtctccctAAAATTACTTGTTCTTGAAAAAGTTCACTTcccaatagggctgggcgaaatgtaaaaaatatttttatgataatcgccttaaaatatattgcgatatccgattatatcgtcaacccccctgccgagggtcagtgaatatttgtgctttattgattttgctttaaaaaataaaaaaaaaatttgaaacacgataaacttaaaaaaaagacaatgctaaattcaaattgcactttaaatgaaatgaaaaaagttattaaacTAATGAAGTTatcaaaaaatcttacatataaccacctccccaaatccaaacatttaccgtctccaacggccccatttgccatcatgcaatAATCCGTcagcgacaacaggtggaaaattactaatagcctacaaattaagaactaaagacaattataaatttaaagataataataataataatcataataatcataatatataagcctaataaattccctcgtgttcccaaaataatgctgccaaaagtgtgttcttatcgaatgtgtttgtattgcgttttggtaatgcagttaatgctgcctaaagaaagtAAAAtcgaactcaattttaggtttaaGGTGTCAAGTATTTGTAACACGGTTAAAATGGAAAAGGAGGAGGCAGTAACaggctgaacaatcaaagtaatattttaataggaacttaaacaaaaagacacaaaaacataaatgcacacagggcagctgcatgtggctctctctctcccgaactgctgcattccgctgcacttatccctctcctcggccgATTAGCCCGATTAGGGgctgggcgtgcgtagtcacggcccggccacgccctcctcctcgtcacactcctccctcttttGCCTcaggcatgacgtacatcccccccgcCCTCGGAAAGTAGCTGCCCCTTtaccccgcctgccggcaggcttttccccacctctctagggctggggaaggggatgaggggagggaaaaacaaaacaaaacaaaaaagagaggagaggagagggaaagggcaaggtggagcgacagtgagagagagagagaggaaaaaaatttgctcgctggttcccagacacgccgtcgcctggtcctcgatcactcctccaccctctggcggatgacagccgctcctccccgggcggaccaaagccagtcctccgacccctggcggatggaacgcccctctgcGTTTTGGCAgctggtagggaactcctccacccctggcagccgctccaggcggccggcagcgagcccctcctcccctcgcggatggcggccgttcctctATGTCCAGGCAGTTggtagcaactcctccgtcccccggcggatggccgtggctgcttctttgggtggatggcagtggcgaggactccacaacagcgcatccctcctccttcccgggctttggcaccaatgtaacatggttgaaatgggaaaggaggaggcgggaaccggctgaacaatcaaagtaatattttaataagaacttaaacaaaaagacacaaaaacataaacgcacacatggcagctgcatgtggctctctctgcacttatccctctccttggctgattagcccattTGAGGGCCGGGCA carries:
- the ccn6 gene encoding cellular communication network factor 6, which encodes MMLSLLCWGVLLFLSQGADTQQKQRGGTGVADRRQFCSWPCKCGVRSQCAPGVSSVLDGCGCCKTCARQIGDSCNERDICDPHKSMYCDFSKDKPRYEVGVCAYMMGVGCDLNGAHYDNGQAFQPSPLYKCTCIAGAIGCTPAFIQKPAGMLNSAALPAGLKSNQSLKHQQDTTYMSAYRDPPLAWKKNCLVQTTPWSPCSRTCGIGISVRVNNDNGKCEMRKERRLCLLRPCEKKALKGLKMPKGKTCRPKFLASKAEKLSLSGCTSVKKYRPSYCGICTDKRCCVPNKSKMLSIEFHCKGGSNIRWKMQWITSCVCQRKCYDPNDMFSELHLI